In a single window of the Flavivirga spongiicola genome:
- a CDS encoding dipeptidase, which produces MNNIQSYIKENKERFLNELIELLKIPSISADSAYRNDVLKTAEAIKVSLEEAGCDIVEICKTDGYPVVYGEKIIDKNLPTILVYGHYDVQPPDPLDLWNSPPFEPIIKKTKSHPEGAIYARGACDDKGQMYMHVKAMEFMTSTNQLPCNVKFMIEGEEEVGSANLATFVKNNQDKLKNDVILISDTGMIAQDVPSITTGLRGLSYVEVEVTGPNRDLHSGLYGGAVANPINVLTKMIASLHDENNHITIPGFYDKVEELSKEERAEMAKAPFNLDHYKKALDINDIYGETGYTTNERNSIRPTLDVNGIWGGYTGEGAKTVIASKAYAKISMRLVPHQDWEDITQLFKNHFESIAPKGVTIKVKPHHGGQGYVTPINSIGYQAASKAYQDTFGKTPIPQRSGGSIPIVSLFEQELKSKTILMGFGLDSDAIHSPNEHFGIFNYLKGIETIPLFYKYFTELSK; this is translated from the coding sequence ATGAATAACATTCAATCTTATATAAAAGAAAATAAAGAACGCTTTCTAAATGAATTAATAGAACTCCTTAAAATACCATCTATAAGTGCAGATTCTGCTTATAGAAATGATGTTTTAAAAACAGCCGAAGCTATTAAAGTTAGTTTAGAAGAAGCTGGGTGTGATATAGTTGAAATTTGTAAAACAGATGGATACCCTGTTGTTTATGGCGAAAAGATTATTGATAAAAACCTACCAACGATATTGGTTTATGGGCATTACGATGTGCAACCACCAGACCCTTTAGATCTTTGGAACTCGCCTCCTTTTGAGCCCATAATTAAAAAAACAAAATCACATCCAGAAGGTGCTATTTATGCTCGTGGTGCTTGCGATGATAAAGGTCAAATGTACATGCATGTAAAAGCTATGGAATTTATGACATCCACGAACCAGCTACCGTGTAATGTAAAATTTATGATTGAAGGCGAAGAAGAAGTTGGTAGCGCTAATTTGGCAACATTTGTAAAAAACAATCAAGATAAATTAAAAAACGACGTCATTCTTATTTCTGATACTGGTATGATAGCTCAAGATGTACCATCTATTACCACAGGTCTACGTGGGTTAAGCTATGTAGAAGTTGAAGTCACAGGGCCTAATCGCGATTTGCATTCCGGCCTTTATGGAGGTGCAGTGGCTAACCCAATAAATGTTTTAACCAAAATGATTGCGTCACTTCATGACGAAAACAATCATATTACTATTCCAGGGTTTTATGATAAAGTAGAAGAGCTATCCAAAGAAGAGCGTGCAGAAATGGCAAAAGCACCATTTAATTTGGATCATTATAAAAAGGCCTTAGATATAAATGATATCTATGGTGAAACCGGGTATACAACCAACGAACGTAATTCCATTCGCCCTACTTTAGATGTTAATGGTATATGGGGAGGTTACACTGGAGAAGGTGCTAAAACGGTTATTGCAAGTAAAGCTTATGCAAAAATCTCAATGCGTTTAGTACCACACCAAGACTGGGAAGACATCACCCAATTATTCAAAAACCATTTTGAAAGTATAGCTCCTAAAGGTGTTACTATAAAAGTAAAACCTCATCATGGTGGTCAAGGCTATGTAACCCCTATAAATAGTATTGGTTATCAAGCTGCAAGTAAAGCATATCAAGACACCTTTGGCAAAACCCCTATTCCGCAACGTAGTGGTGGTAGCATTCCCATTGTGTCTCTTTTTGAGCAAGAACTAAAAAGTAAAACCATACTTATGGGCTTTGGATTAGATAGCGATGCCATTCATTCTCCAAACGAACATTTCGGGATTTTTAATTATTTAAAAGGTATCGAAACCATACCTTTATTCTATAAATATTTTACTGAATTATCTAAATAG
- a CDS encoding RNA polymerase sigma-70 factor, with protein sequence MAISQQKSNQELIARINNGEERAFKMLYDLYWDHLLVSAYNIVKKRDVAEDILQEIFINLWTKRGSIEIKTSLKGYLYSCVLYKTYDYFRKNKGIFTEGFVDNFNKRLQTSNPESKMIHKELIEHLNTAIENLPERNREVFKLKREKQLSNKEIAQLLDISIKTVEAHMTKSLRILKASISNIASLELIIFLFSDVIP encoded by the coding sequence GTGGCTATTTCTCAACAAAAATCTAATCAAGAGCTAATTGCACGCATAAATAATGGTGAGGAAAGAGCATTTAAAATGTTATATGATCTTTATTGGGACCATTTATTGGTCTCAGCATATAATATTGTTAAGAAAAGAGACGTAGCTGAAGATATTCTTCAAGAGATATTTATTAACCTTTGGACAAAAAGGGGGAGTATAGAAATAAAAACGTCCTTAAAAGGGTACTTGTATTCTTGTGTTTTGTATAAAACATATGATTATTTTAGGAAGAATAAGGGCATATTTACAGAAGGTTTTGTTGATAATTTCAACAAAAGGCTACAAACTTCTAACCCTGAGTCTAAAATGATTCATAAAGAACTGATAGAACACCTTAATACTGCTATAGAAAATCTTCCAGAAAGAAATAGAGAGGTGTTTAAATTGAAAAGAGAAAAACAATTGAGTAATAAAGAAATTGCTCAACTACTTGATATTTCTATTAAAACAGTTGAAGCTCATATGACAAAATCTTTAAGAATTTTAAAGGCTTCAATAAGTAATATTGCCAGTTTAGAACTAATTATTTTTCTATTCTCAGATGTTATACCCTAG
- a CDS encoding FecR family protein codes for MSIKEKNDLLLLIDKLFKGDISENEVENLSNFFSSHQKLNEWPFEIEAKSGYREEIYSKIQLEIAKRDKANTKVIPFYKRSLLKYAAAILIFVSVGYFFLNKNQTVNLNTPIIVNNNIEVGTDKAILTLDDGTDVALEKGQDYIADNLTSNGEEIVYQPTGQAGNNVANNQQPTTKNQIAYNYLTIPRGGQYLVKLSDGTQVWLNSESQIKYPISFPEGETREVELVYGEAYFDVSPSTEHNGSKFKVLTGAQEVEVLGTEFNIKAYQDEDFIYTTLVEGKVLVNNATNNNVLSPNQQNIMSNVNNDMLLLNVVDMYSITAWKKGVFSFKDMPLNKIMKVLSRWYDTEVIFINKDVEEDKFTGVLGKEQTIEDILFTIYNTNNIKYEINNKTIIFR; via the coding sequence ATGAGCATAAAAGAGAAAAATGATCTCCTGTTACTAATTGATAAATTATTTAAAGGAGATATATCCGAAAATGAAGTAGAGAACCTTAGTAATTTTTTTAGCAGTCATCAAAAATTGAATGAATGGCCTTTTGAAATTGAAGCCAAAAGTGGCTATAGAGAGGAAATATATTCAAAAATACAATTAGAAATTGCCAAAAGAGATAAGGCTAATACTAAAGTGATACCTTTTTATAAGCGTAGTTTATTGAAATATGCAGCGGCCATTTTAATTTTTGTTTCGGTAGGTTATTTCTTTTTAAATAAAAACCAAACGGTTAATCTTAATACACCTATTATAGTAAACAACAATATTGAAGTTGGAACAGATAAAGCTATTTTAACTTTAGATGATGGTACAGATGTCGCTTTAGAAAAAGGACAGGATTATATCGCTGATAATTTAACTAGTAATGGTGAGGAAATAGTATACCAGCCTACCGGACAGGCAGGTAATAATGTAGCCAACAACCAACAACCAACAACCAAGAACCAAATTGCCTATAACTATTTAACCATCCCAAGAGGAGGACAATATCTTGTAAAGCTATCAGATGGGACACAAGTATGGTTAAATTCTGAATCTCAAATAAAATATCCAATATCATTTCCAGAAGGAGAAACACGAGAAGTAGAATTGGTTTATGGCGAAGCCTATTTTGATGTATCACCTAGTACAGAACATAATGGATCTAAATTTAAAGTATTAACAGGAGCACAAGAAGTGGAGGTATTAGGTACAGAATTTAATATTAAAGCCTATCAAGATGAAGATTTTATTTATACAACCTTAGTTGAAGGTAAAGTACTTGTTAATAATGCCACTAATAATAATGTGTTATCTCCTAATCAACAGAATATTATGAGTAATGTTAATAACGATATGTTATTATTGAATGTTGTCGATATGTATAGTATAACAGCATGGAAAAAAGGCGTATTTAGTTTTAAAGATATGCCTTTAAATAAAATAATGAAAGTATTATCGAGGTGGTACGATACCGAAGTTATTTTTATTAATAAAGATGTGGAAGAAGATAAATTTACCGGTGTACTTGGTAAAGAACAAACCATCGAAGACATATTGTTCACTATCTATAACACCAACAATATTAAATATGAAATAAACAACAAAACCATCATTTTTAGATAA
- a CDS encoding SusC/RagA family TonB-linked outer membrane protein — protein MRTFIFLLCTTVFSFTPDNVLSQNAKVTIVEDKTVTVDEVFDIIKEQTEYRFIYKSDMFKNFPKISLKKGIIKANRLLKQSLSSGNFNFNFTTKNTILIRESVPVTLQETKISGQIVDENGMPIPGITVYVTDQQPKGERISQDFLVRGTATDFDGSFSLLAEVGYYLVTSGLGYEFYTEQITAGKTVYNVTLKERASALDEVLVVGYGTTVKKDLTGSVGSVKSEDIQQIKTQTIDQALVGKIAGVHVTSGGGAPGSGAIVHIRGLSQINGDNQPLYVVDGVPITINPSFSEDGLGISVFGDRENPLLSINPNEIERVDVLKDASAAAIYGSRAANGVVIITTKRGKRNQAPRFNFSYNTTIQNPTDKLNYLNAEQYRTFAEEWAPQELANAPFPPFLYPDLRPNEYQIVNDPDNYFGNANTNWQDEILNKNAIWNQYNFSLSGGSEKTNYLVSATVNEQEGQLIGNKFSRYNFQTNIDSQLKDNLKIGASINYNYSVNKQSAVNNLDQANFRPDLGVFDENGDHTSITDFFGLNQINPLGNEAKVRNKAISKNLFGSVYGELKLLKDLKFKSQLSIGITNDKSTIFSPSFTSAALFGAFFGPGGASLAVQTTEIVTTSFNNTLNYNTTISEDHRIDAVAGISWDRNFINLESQTYNGFPDDEVLTNIQSANQVSEFASDATEFGLNSLFGRINYNYKDRYLLTLTGRYDASVKFGPENRRGFFPSAGFAWNVHNEEFFNNDSNVISNLKLRATLGRTGVDNLPAFSFEPKYLTLGNGDSFYNGVNGIAVPDVPNQAIKWESTDQLDLGVEFGLFNGRLNGEVVYFEKNTSGLILQTPIAAETGDSEWSANIADVTNTGWEISLYGDVIRTKDFTWHSSFNISFVNNNLEALNGGLIRAGGLAEGEPIGFINGYIVDGIAQTQQEIDALDANAPSGTYFSERGTVLQPGDYIYKDISGPNGTPDGEITSDDLTNIGDINPDFFGGWNNTLTYKNFSLSLNFQFVEGAAKRFGPIEGLGFPRAFENQLDLVLDTWTPDNTNATYARLGSFTHSPDFGRAATSKAVGDASYIKLRSASIGYNLPQDIIAKVGLSRARISISGNNLFTISDYPGQDPENSPTTRGGATVDLLSDNGLSYPQTRTFTFGVDLSF, from the coding sequence ATGAGGACTTTTATATTCTTATTGTGTACTACTGTTTTTAGCTTTACTCCCGATAATGTTCTATCGCAGAATGCTAAAGTTACCATTGTAGAAGATAAAACCGTTACAGTTGACGAAGTCTTTGATATCATCAAAGAACAAACAGAATATAGATTTATATATAAATCAGATATGTTTAAGAATTTCCCTAAAATATCTTTAAAAAAGGGCATTATAAAAGCAAATCGATTACTGAAGCAAAGTCTTTCAAGCGGAAATTTTAATTTCAATTTTACAACTAAAAATACTATTCTCATTAGAGAGTCTGTCCCTGTTACTTTACAAGAAACAAAAATTTCTGGTCAAATTGTCGATGAAAATGGTATGCCTATACCTGGAATAACGGTTTATGTTACAGATCAGCAACCAAAAGGAGAACGTATAAGCCAAGATTTTTTAGTACGAGGAACTGCCACCGATTTTGATGGTAGCTTCTCTTTACTAGCAGAAGTAGGATACTATTTAGTAACTTCAGGGCTAGGGTATGAATTTTATACGGAACAAATCACAGCAGGTAAAACGGTTTATAATGTTACGTTAAAAGAAAGAGCCAGTGCTTTAGATGAAGTTTTAGTTGTTGGTTATGGAACAACTGTTAAAAAAGACCTTACAGGGTCTGTAGGGTCAGTTAAATCTGAAGATATTCAACAAATTAAAACACAAACTATTGATCAAGCTTTAGTCGGAAAAATTGCAGGTGTTCACGTAACTTCAGGTGGTGGAGCTCCAGGTTCTGGGGCCATTGTTCATATTCGCGGTTTAAGCCAAATAAATGGTGATAATCAACCGCTTTATGTGGTAGATGGTGTTCCTATTACCATCAATCCAAGTTTTAGCGAAGATGGTCTAGGGATTTCAGTATTTGGGGATCGCGAAAACCCATTATTGTCTATTAATCCCAATGAAATAGAGCGTGTAGATGTATTAAAAGATGCATCAGCAGCCGCTATTTATGGGTCTCGCGCAGCTAACGGTGTTGTAATTATAACTACAAAACGTGGTAAACGCAACCAGGCACCACGATTTAATTTTTCATACAATACAACGATACAGAATCCAACAGATAAATTAAACTATCTTAATGCAGAACAATATAGAACTTTTGCAGAAGAATGGGCGCCACAGGAATTAGCTAATGCCCCGTTTCCTCCATTTTTATATCCTGATTTACGCCCAAATGAATACCAAATTGTAAATGACCCTGATAATTATTTTGGTAATGCGAACACAAACTGGCAAGATGAGATCCTAAATAAAAATGCTATTTGGAATCAGTATAACTTTAGTTTGAGTGGAGGATCTGAAAAAACAAATTATTTGGTTTCTGCTACGGTTAACGAGCAGGAAGGACAGTTAATAGGTAACAAATTTTCTAGATATAATTTTCAAACAAATATAGATTCTCAATTAAAAGACAACTTAAAAATTGGAGCTTCTATAAACTACAATTATTCTGTAAATAAGCAATCTGCTGTTAATAATTTAGATCAAGCAAATTTTAGACCAGATCTTGGTGTATTTGATGAAAATGGAGACCATACTTCAATTACAGATTTTTTCGGATTAAATCAAATAAATCCTTTAGGGAATGAAGCAAAAGTAAGAAATAAAGCGATTTCTAAAAACCTTTTCGGTTCTGTTTATGGAGAGCTAAAACTATTAAAAGACCTAAAGTTTAAATCACAACTTAGTATAGGTATAACTAATGATAAAAGTACAATATTTTCACCATCTTTTACCTCTGCAGCTTTGTTTGGTGCATTTTTTGGACCTGGTGGTGCTTCTTTAGCTGTCCAAACAACAGAAATCGTAACAACCAGTTTTAATAATACTTTAAACTATAATACTACTATATCTGAAGATCATAGAATAGATGCTGTTGCGGGAATTTCTTGGGATAGAAATTTTATTAATTTAGAATCGCAAACCTACAATGGTTTCCCAGATGATGAGGTATTAACAAATATACAGTCGGCAAATCAAGTTTCAGAATTTGCTAGTGATGCTACTGAATTTGGTTTAAATTCTTTGTTTGGTCGTATCAATTACAATTATAAAGATAGATATTTACTAACGCTGACTGGAAGATATGACGCTTCTGTAAAATTTGGCCCTGAGAATAGACGTGGTTTTTTCCCATCTGCAGGGTTTGCTTGGAATGTACATAATGAAGAATTTTTTAATAATGATAGTAATGTAATAAGCAACCTTAAATTAAGAGCCACATTAGGGCGTACAGGAGTAGATAACTTGCCTGCTTTTAGTTTTGAGCCTAAATATCTTACATTAGGTAACGGAGACTCATTTTATAACGGTGTTAATGGAATAGCAGTTCCAGATGTCCCTAATCAAGCTATTAAATGGGAATCTACAGATCAGTTGGATTTAGGAGTAGAGTTTGGATTGTTTAACGGACGCTTAAATGGAGAAGTTGTTTATTTTGAGAAAAACACCAGTGGTTTAATTTTACAAACACCTATCGCAGCAGAAACTGGTGATTCTGAATGGAGTGCAAATATTGCAGACGTAACTAATACAGGTTGGGAAATTTCTTTGTACGGCGATGTGATTCGCACCAAGGATTTCACTTGGCATTCTTCATTCAACATTTCTTTTGTAAACAATAATTTAGAAGCTCTAAATGGTGGTTTAATTAGAGCTGGAGGCCTTGCAGAAGGTGAGCCTATTGGGTTTATTAATGGTTATATAGTAGATGGAATTGCACAAACACAGCAAGAAATAGACGCTCTAGATGCCAATGCCCCAAGTGGGACCTACTTTAGCGAAAGAGGAACAGTATTACAACCTGGAGACTATATATATAAAGATATAAGTGGTCCAAATGGTACACCTGACGGGGAAATAACATCTGATGATTTAACCAATATAGGTGATATTAATCCAGATTTTTTTGGCGGATGGAATAACACTTTAACCTATAAGAACTTTAGTTTAAGTCTTAATTTTCAATTTGTTGAAGGTGCTGCCAAAAGATTTGGTCCTATAGAAGGGCTAGGGTTTCCTAGAGCTTTTGAAAATCAGTTAGATTTAGTTTTAGATACTTGGACACCAGATAATACTAATGCAACGTATGCCCGTTTAGGATCGTTTACCCATAGTCCTGATTTTGGGCGAGCAGCAACTTCAAAAGCTGTAGGAGATGCATCTTATATTAAGCTACGTTCAGCATCAATAGGGTATAATTTACCTCAAGATATTATAGCTAAAGTAGGTTTAAGTCGTGCTAGAATATCAATTAGTGGTAATAACTTATTTACCATTTCAGATTATCCAGGTCAAGACCCAGAAAATTCGCCTACAACCCGAGGAGGAGCCACAGTAGACTTGCTAAGTGACAATGGGCTTTCTTACCCGCAAACCAGAACGTTTACATTTGGAGTAGATTTAAGTTTCTAA
- a CDS encoding RagB/SusD family nutrient uptake outer membrane protein has translation MKKIKFIYKCLFCLTVSCFTSCQLTEDIDDYESLFTLNAFDAIADEASAELALVGAYSGFKQRSTASGLPELFMIPSVLSGVGVSARPSVEFDAYQNNDPTSQNTTSNLGAYTRMYDLINRCNWLIQGLNNLDSSKFDNPARYAEVLAETKALRATANFYLLRLWGQFYDVNSIYGINIRTAPALSSEAFPRNSVAETYDAITADLDEAIANAPDFTSKLGISKTYAKALKAKVLLYKGEFSQAATLAKDVIDNSGANFALASTYAEIFDNSSEATFSSSEYLFITGGGPGVFIGIENFWGTFFVAPSSTFPSTVAAGITDVGGQMISYDNNRVSSMFGFDNFKFGRPYPKIYHLRMAEVYLIFAEANARANNSVTLEALDALNAVRLRAGATTTGGDGFETYPATISLTQFLDAVRIEKMVEVGGESGEEWFDLVRFHFVDGFDVTTIKASATDPDKFILPIDLQTIEAGGNIIEQNPGY, from the coding sequence ATGAAAAAAATAAAATTTATATATAAGTGTTTATTTTGTTTAACGGTAAGTTGTTTTACTTCATGCCAATTAACTGAAGATATAGACGATTACGAAAGCTTATTTACCTTAAATGCTTTTGATGCCATTGCAGATGAAGCCTCTGCAGAATTAGCACTGGTAGGAGCTTATTCCGGATTCAAGCAACGTAGTACTGCTTCTGGACTTCCAGAGTTATTTATGATTCCTTCTGTATTAAGTGGAGTAGGAGTAAGTGCCAGACCAAGTGTTGAATTTGATGCATATCAGAATAACGATCCTACTTCGCAAAATACTACTAGTAATTTAGGAGCATACACGCGTATGTACGATTTGATTAATCGATGCAATTGGTTAATACAAGGACTAAACAATTTAGATAGTTCGAAATTTGATAACCCCGCAAGATATGCAGAGGTATTGGCAGAAACAAAAGCTTTAAGAGCTACAGCTAATTTTTATTTATTGCGTTTATGGGGTCAATTTTATGATGTCAATTCTATATATGGTATTAACATCAGAACAGCACCGGCTTTAAGTTCTGAAGCCTTTCCACGAAATTCTGTAGCTGAAACCTATGATGCTATTACTGCAGATTTGGATGAGGCCATAGCAAATGCACCAGATTTTACTTCTAAGTTAGGTATTAGTAAAACATATGCTAAAGCATTGAAAGCTAAAGTACTTTTGTATAAAGGTGAATTTAGCCAAGCTGCTACATTAGCAAAAGATGTTATTGATAATTCGGGGGCTAACTTTGCTTTAGCAAGCACATACGCCGAAATTTTTGATAACAGTTCTGAAGCCACTTTCAGTTCTTCAGAATATCTTTTTATAACTGGTGGAGGGCCAGGAGTATTTATTGGTATAGAAAATTTTTGGGGAACATTTTTTGTAGCACCTTCTTCAACATTCCCAAGTACAGTTGCTGCTGGAATAACAGATGTTGGCGGACAAATGATTAGCTATGATAATAACAGAGTATCGTCTATGTTTGGATTCGATAATTTTAAATTTGGAAGGCCATATCCTAAAATATACCATTTAAGAATGGCTGAAGTTTATTTAATTTTTGCAGAAGCCAATGCACGTGCCAATAATAGTGTAACACTAGAAGCTCTAGATGCACTAAATGCTGTCCGCTTACGTGCAGGTGCTACTACAACTGGCGGTGATGGTTTTGAAACCTATCCTGCTACCATTTCATTAACTCAATTTTTGGATGCTGTTCGTATCGAAAAAATGGTTGAAGTTGGTGGTGAATCTGGCGAAGAATGGTTTGACTTAGTAAGATTCCATTTTGTGGATGGCTTTGATGTTACTACAATAAAGGCATCAGCAACAGATCCTGATAAGTTTATTTTGCCTATAGATTTACAAACTATAGAGGCTGGAGGTAATATTATAGAACAAAACCCTGGGTACTAA
- a CDS encoding MORN repeat-containing protein has translation MKHYILLLLAWLVINITYAQNCKVLLNTINNAYQGDCKKGKADGEGLAKGIDTYLGAFKKGLPHGFGIYTWHDGKTYKGQFKKGKKEGQGELSFKADSIITGFWKKDVYIGLFEKPYNKIDKSQNVSAYNLNKTQENINSLRFYIRVNQQYEQNPQLNIVVHSGQYQYQLNNNNFIELTNVTYPIKLKAYYKQDFIEVEIFQSGLWVIKTDITYIKGLNTNN, from the coding sequence GTGAAGCATTATATTCTCTTACTTCTAGCATGGTTAGTCATAAACATTACATATGCTCAAAATTGTAAAGTATTACTAAATACCATAAATAATGCATACCAAGGAGATTGTAAAAAAGGAAAGGCAGATGGAGAAGGTTTAGCTAAAGGAATAGACACATACTTGGGAGCATTTAAAAAAGGGTTGCCCCATGGCTTTGGAATTTACACATGGCATGACGGGAAAACATATAAAGGGCAATTTAAAAAAGGTAAAAAAGAAGGACAAGGCGAACTGAGTTTTAAAGCAGACAGTATTATTACTGGTTTTTGGAAAAAAGATGTTTATATAGGTTTATTTGAAAAACCTTATAATAAAATTGATAAATCGCAAAATGTATCAGCTTATAACCTTAATAAAACACAAGAAAATATTAATAGTTTACGATTTTATATTAGAGTTAATCAACAATATGAGCAAAACCCGCAATTAAATATCGTAGTACATTCTGGACAATACCAATATCAATTAAACAACAATAATTTTATTGAGCTTACCAATGTCACTTATCCTATAAAACTAAAAGCATACTACAAACAAGATTTTATTGAAGTTGAAATCTTTCAATCTGGTCTTTGGGTAATCAAAACAGATATTACTTACATAAAAGGATTAAATACAAATAATTAA
- a CDS encoding DUF255 domain-containing protein, with protein MKKIIVILIVFVTSHLMYAQGVSFEHGTFADALSKAKAENKMIFMDCYTTWCGPCKKMSKEVFPQQEVGDYMNTHFVSIKMDMEKGEGIQLTKMYGVKAFPTLLFMDANGKVMHTKVGGADVAGFIAEAKAANDPTKQFWYIEKQYKDGKRDIATISNYIKALFESFKKDEAKKIGQEFIPSLTQDQYNTEEGFTIVAYTGVDFKSEPYNYILNNRAIFEANEKIGQQSVDYVLSNAISSYINGIASTGTLEELKSAIEETKKDFINPQQEMIETNYYNTYYLANKQFDTWFEANKMQADEATEKNMRLSMYINTAYNIAVNPDFSQAGLYERAIKLTERIPSEDPEFLAAYYCLAELYKKVGNKSKALENINIFIKKNTEKGGVEDKRVTDLKLAIGQMQ; from the coding sequence ATGAAAAAAATTATAGTCATATTAATAGTCTTTGTTACCAGTCATCTTATGTATGCGCAGGGGGTTTCGTTTGAACACGGGACTTTTGCTGATGCGTTATCAAAAGCAAAAGCTGAAAATAAAATGATATTTATGGACTGCTATACCACTTGGTGTGGTCCCTGTAAAAAAATGTCTAAAGAAGTATTCCCGCAACAAGAAGTAGGAGATTACATGAATACCCATTTTGTAAGTATTAAAATGGATATGGAAAAAGGAGAAGGGATACAACTTACAAAAATGTATGGAGTAAAAGCATTTCCAACACTATTGTTTATGGATGCAAATGGTAAAGTAATGCATACAAAAGTTGGCGGGGCAGATGTTGCAGGGTTTATTGCAGAAGCCAAAGCTGCTAATGATCCAACAAAGCAATTTTGGTATATAGAAAAACAATATAAAGACGGTAAGCGAGATATTGCTACCATTTCAAATTATATCAAGGCATTATTCGAATCTTTTAAAAAGGATGAGGCAAAAAAAATTGGTCAGGAGTTTATACCATCACTGACCCAAGATCAATACAATACTGAAGAAGGATTTACCATCGTTGCCTATACAGGTGTTGATTTTAAAAGTGAGCCCTATAATTATATTTTAAATAATAGAGCAATTTTTGAAGCCAACGAAAAGATTGGTCAGCAAAGTGTAGATTATGTCTTAAGTAATGCTATTAGCTCTTACATAAATGGAATAGCGAGTACTGGAACACTAGAGGAATTAAAATCAGCCATTGAAGAAACAAAAAAAGACTTTATCAATCCTCAACAGGAAATGATAGAAACTAATTACTACAATACTTATTATTTAGCAAATAAACAATTTGATACCTGGTTTGAGGCTAATAAAATGCAAGCAGATGAAGCCACAGAAAAAAACATGCGCTTGTCCATGTATATTAATACAGCTTATAATATTGCAGTAAATCCAGATTTTTCTCAAGCTGGTCTTTACGAAAGAGCCATAAAGTTAACAGAAAGAATACCTTCAGAAGACCCAGAATTTTTGGCGGCATATTATTGTTTGGCAGAACTGTACAAAAAAGTTGGGAATAAAAGTAAAGCATTAGAAAACATCAACA